The Burkholderia cepacia genome includes a region encoding these proteins:
- the fdxA gene encoding ferredoxin FdxA, translated as MTHVVTEGCIKCKYTDCVDVCPVDCFREGPNFLAIDPDECIDCAVCVAECPTNAIYAEEDVPGDQQQFTALNAELAKDWPSITKTKPAPADADEWKEVQDKLHLLER; from the coding sequence ATGACTCACGTTGTGACCGAAGGCTGCATCAAGTGCAAATACACGGACTGCGTGGATGTGTGCCCGGTGGATTGCTTCCGTGAAGGTCCCAACTTTCTCGCCATCGATCCGGACGAGTGCATCGACTGCGCCGTGTGCGTCGCCGAGTGCCCGACCAATGCGATCTATGCCGAAGAAGACGTTCCGGGCGACCAGCAACAGTTCACCGCGCTGAACGCCGAGCTGGCAAAGGACTGGCCGTCGATCACCAAGACCAAGCCGGCACCGGCCGACGCGGACGAGTGGAAGGAAGTGCAGGACAAACTGCACCTGCTCGAGCGCTGA
- a CDS encoding LutC/YkgG family protein produces MDTSAARRQILARIRAAQGRAAEPDAAERDGVADYLARHPEGPRPPAPADLVAAFVDEAARLSTTVDEVAALADVPAAAARYLSAHGLPTQAVAWRTLADFDWAGAGLSVECRKPRDGDLVGLTGCFCATAETGSLVLLSGPDTYASAGLLPETHIAIVPASRIVAGHEDAFALIRAERGELPRAVNFVSGPSRTGDIEQTIVLGAHGPYRVHVIVVRGA; encoded by the coding sequence ATGGACACTTCCGCTGCCCGTCGCCAGATCCTCGCGCGCATTCGCGCGGCGCAGGGGCGCGCGGCCGAACCCGATGCGGCCGAGCGCGACGGCGTTGCCGACTATCTCGCCCGTCACCCGGAGGGCCCGCGCCCGCCGGCGCCGGCCGATCTCGTCGCGGCATTCGTCGACGAAGCGGCCCGTCTGTCGACGACGGTCGACGAAGTCGCGGCGCTTGCCGATGTGCCGGCCGCCGCAGCCCGCTACCTGTCCGCTCACGGACTGCCGACGCAGGCCGTCGCGTGGCGCACGCTGGCCGATTTCGACTGGGCGGGCGCAGGCCTGTCGGTCGAATGCCGCAAGCCGCGCGACGGCGATCTGGTCGGCCTCACGGGCTGTTTTTGCGCGACCGCCGAAACGGGCTCGCTGGTGCTGCTGTCCGGTCCCGACACTTATGCGTCGGCAGGGCTGCTGCCGGAAACGCACATCGCGATCGTTCCTGCGTCGCGGATCGTCGCCGGTCATGAAGACGCGTTTGCGCTGATCCGCGCGGAGCGCGGCGAATTGCCGCGCGCGGTCAATTTCGTGTCGGGCCCGTCGCGCACGGGCGATATCGAGCAGACCATCGTACTGGGCGCGCACGGCCCGTACCGCGTTCACGTGATCGTCGTACGGGGCGCATGA
- a CDS encoding CreA family protein, whose amino-acid sequence MKSRLATVAPSALLLATLAAAPLAHAEEVGSVNTHFRVTGSDRVVVEAYDDPVVNGVTCYVSRARTGGIKGTLGVAEDPSEASIACRQVGPISFKEPLKQQTDVFSERMSFIFKTLHVVRVVDTKRNTIVYLTYSDRIVSGSPKNAVTAVPMPAGTTIPVK is encoded by the coding sequence ATGAAGAGCCGTCTTGCCACCGTCGCGCCGTCCGCCCTCCTCCTCGCCACGCTTGCCGCCGCGCCGCTCGCGCACGCGGAGGAAGTCGGCAGCGTCAACACCCATTTCCGCGTCACGGGCTCCGATCGCGTGGTCGTCGAGGCGTATGACGATCCGGTCGTGAACGGCGTGACCTGCTACGTGTCGCGCGCCCGCACCGGCGGGATCAAGGGCACGCTCGGCGTCGCCGAGGATCCGAGCGAAGCATCGATCGCGTGCCGGCAGGTCGGCCCGATCAGCTTCAAGGAGCCGCTCAAGCAGCAGACCGACGTGTTCAGCGAGCGCATGTCGTTCATCTTCAAGACCCTGCACGTCGTGCGCGTGGTCGACACCAAGCGCAATACGATCGTCTACCTGACCTACAGCGACCGCATCGTCAGCGGCAGCCCGAAGAACGCCGTCACCGCAGTGCCGATGCCGGCCGGCACGACGATTCCGGTCAAGTAA
- the mobA gene encoding molybdenum cofactor guanylyltransferase MobA, which translates to MAAAPLPSIAGLLLAGGRATRMDGVDKGLQLLDGTPLALHVLRRLSPQVDETLISANRHPEHYAELGAPFGARVVPDATHDFPGPLAGLLAGMRAARAPLVACSPCDTPYLPTDLVARLHAALDAQQADVAMAVTVDAQQARSPQPTFALLRTSLADDLAARLAAGDRKVRAWYARHKTVEVEFRDERAFYNANSWQELAALARR; encoded by the coding sequence ATGGCCGCTGCCCCGCTCCCGTCGATCGCCGGCCTGCTGCTCGCGGGCGGGCGTGCCACGCGCATGGACGGCGTCGACAAGGGCCTGCAGTTGCTCGACGGCACGCCGCTCGCGCTGCACGTGCTGCGCCGTCTCTCGCCACAGGTCGACGAAACGCTGATCAGCGCGAATCGCCATCCGGAGCACTATGCGGAACTGGGCGCGCCGTTCGGCGCGCGCGTGGTGCCCGATGCGACGCACGACTTCCCTGGCCCGCTCGCGGGCCTGCTCGCCGGCATGCGGGCGGCACGCGCACCGCTCGTCGCGTGCTCGCCATGCGATACGCCCTACCTGCCCACCGACCTCGTCGCACGGCTGCACGCGGCGCTCGACGCGCAGCAGGCCGACGTCGCCATGGCCGTGACGGTCGACGCGCAGCAGGCGCGCTCGCCGCAACCGACGTTCGCGCTGCTGCGCACGTCGCTGGCCGACGATCTCGCCGCCCGGCTCGCGGCCGGCGACCGCAAGGTGCGTGCGTGGTACGCACGCCACAAGACGGTCGAAGTCGAGTTTCGCGACGAGCGTGCGTTTTACAATGCCAACTCCTGGCAGGAACTCGCCGCGCTGGCCCGCCGCTGA
- a CDS encoding AraC family transcriptional regulator, whose translation MSATRLPDSARYWRTPLLPDADLVTATYRDHAFAPHWHDAYTIPVIEAGAERYVCRGAGHVAETGSVPVINPGEVHTGSRAADEGWCYRVSYLPVDFIRSLASTIAGRPQDAPWFAPDVIRDADLAARLTLAHRMMEAGSIRAPAPHEYGPPADATAMPDAPRIYDPLAAETAMLDALSTLIVRHADALPRPAPLAADEPRVDVMRERLAADLTCTVTLDEVAQAAGLSPFHAARLFTRTTGMPPHAWRNQLRLQRALAPLRAGVPVTDVAAASGFVDQSHFTRHFKRMFGVPPGRWQAS comes from the coding sequence ATGTCCGCCACCCGCCTTCCAGACTCCGCACGCTACTGGCGCACGCCGCTGCTGCCGGATGCGGATCTCGTCACGGCCACCTATCGCGACCACGCGTTCGCGCCCCACTGGCACGACGCGTACACGATCCCCGTGATCGAAGCGGGCGCCGAACGCTATGTCTGCCGCGGCGCCGGCCATGTCGCCGAAACCGGCTCCGTGCCCGTGATCAATCCCGGCGAGGTGCATACGGGTTCGCGCGCGGCCGACGAGGGCTGGTGCTATCGCGTCAGCTACCTGCCGGTCGATTTCATCCGGTCGCTCGCGAGCACGATCGCCGGCCGCCCGCAGGACGCGCCGTGGTTCGCGCCCGACGTGATTCGCGACGCCGACCTGGCAGCCCGGCTCACGCTGGCGCACCGGATGATGGAGGCCGGCAGCATACGCGCGCCGGCGCCCCATGAGTACGGGCCGCCGGCCGACGCCACCGCGATGCCCGACGCGCCGCGGATCTACGATCCGCTCGCCGCCGAAACGGCGATGCTCGATGCGTTGTCGACGCTGATCGTGCGCCATGCCGACGCGCTGCCGCGACCGGCGCCGCTCGCGGCGGACGAACCCCGCGTCGACGTGATGCGCGAACGGCTCGCCGCCGATCTGACGTGCACGGTGACGCTCGACGAAGTCGCGCAGGCGGCCGGCCTGTCGCCGTTCCACGCAGCACGCCTGTTCACCCGCACGACCGGCATGCCGCCGCACGCGTGGCGCAACCAGTTGCGCTTGCAGCGCGCACTGGCGCCGCTGCGCGCGGGCGTACCCGTCACCGACGTCGCAGCGGCCAGCGGCTTCGTCGACCAAAGCCACTTCACACG
- the pncB gene encoding nicotinate phosphoribosyltransferase has product MIITSLLDTDLYKFTMMQVVLHHFPAANVEYRFRCRTPGVDLVPYIDEIRDEVRGLCSLRFTDVELDYLRRMRFIKSDFVDFLALFHLNEKYISITPSPKGNGEIDIVIEGPWLHTILFEIPVLAIVNEVYFRNTQREPDYREGRERLCEKIKLLGAKPEFADCKIADYGTRRRFSKVWHEEVALTLRDGLGPQFAGTSNVQYAMKHGITPLGTMAHEYLQACQALGPRLRDSQIYGFEMWAKEYRGDLGIALSDVYGMDAFLNDFDMYFCKLFDGARHDSGDPFEWGERMLRHYEANRCDPRTKVLVFSDALDIPKVMQLYERFRGRCKLAFGVGTNLTNDLGYVPLQIVIKMVRCNGQPVAKLSDTPGKSMCDDKAYLAYLRQVFGIAQPVEEDASK; this is encoded by the coding sequence ATGATCATCACTTCGCTGCTCGACACGGATCTCTACAAGTTCACGATGATGCAGGTCGTCCTGCATCACTTTCCTGCCGCAAACGTCGAGTACCGCTTCCGGTGCCGCACGCCCGGCGTCGATCTCGTGCCGTACATCGACGAGATCCGCGACGAGGTGCGCGGCCTGTGTTCGTTGCGCTTCACCGACGTCGAACTCGATTACCTGCGGCGCATGCGCTTCATCAAGAGCGATTTCGTCGACTTCCTCGCGCTGTTCCACCTGAACGAGAAGTACATCTCGATCACGCCGTCGCCGAAGGGCAACGGCGAGATCGACATCGTGATCGAGGGGCCGTGGCTGCACACGATCCTGTTCGAGATCCCGGTGCTCGCGATCGTCAACGAAGTCTATTTCCGCAACACGCAGCGCGAGCCCGACTATCGCGAAGGTCGCGAGCGGCTGTGCGAGAAGATCAAGCTGCTGGGCGCGAAGCCCGAGTTCGCCGACTGCAAGATCGCCGACTACGGCACGCGCCGGCGCTTCTCGAAGGTGTGGCACGAGGAAGTCGCGCTCACGCTGCGCGACGGGCTCGGCCCGCAGTTCGCGGGCACGAGCAACGTGCAGTACGCGATGAAGCACGGCATCACGCCGCTCGGCACGATGGCGCACGAGTATCTGCAGGCGTGCCAGGCGCTCGGCCCGCGGCTGCGCGATTCGCAGATCTACGGCTTCGAGATGTGGGCGAAGGAGTATCGCGGCGACCTCGGCATCGCGCTGTCGGACGTCTACGGGATGGACGCGTTCCTGAACGACTTCGACATGTACTTCTGCAAGCTGTTCGACGGCGCGCGCCACGATTCGGGCGATCCGTTCGAGTGGGGCGAGCGGATGCTGCGCCATTACGAGGCGAACCGCTGCGACCCGCGCACCAAGGTGCTCGTGTTCTCGGACGCGCTCGACATCCCGAAGGTCATGCAGTTGTACGAACGGTTCCGCGGCCGCTGCAAGCTCGCTTTCGGCGTCGGCACCAATCTCACGAACGACCTCGGCTACGTGCCGCTGCAGATCGTGATCAAGATGGTTCGCTGCAACGGGCAGCCGGTCGCGAAACTGTCGGATACGCCGGGCAAGAGCATGTGCGACGACAAGGCATATCTCGCGTACCTGCGCCAGGTGTTCGGCATCGCGCAGCCGGTCGAGGAAGACGCGTCGAAGTAA
- a CDS encoding 2-hydroxyacid dehydrogenase: protein MQKILVARPIFPDVIERLKQYFDVDWNNGDALAPDALAARLADKDGALTAGDPVGAAELAAAPRLRVVANMAVGYNNFDMAAFNAANVLGTNTPDVLNESTADFGWALMMAAARRIAESEHWLRAGHWRKWAYDGFLGSDIYGSTLGVIGMGRIGQALARRARGFGMQVIYHNRSRVAPEIEAELNAEYVSKDALLARADHVVLVLPYTKENHHTIGAAELAKMKPTATLTNIARGGIVDDAALAVALRDGTIAAAGLDVYEGEPTVHPALLEVPNVVLTPHIASATEKTRRAMANLAADNLIAALGEGPRAGRPPNPINPDVIGKPRA, encoded by the coding sequence ATGCAGAAGATCCTGGTCGCGCGTCCGATCTTTCCGGACGTGATCGAGCGGCTCAAGCAATATTTCGACGTCGACTGGAACAACGGCGACGCACTCGCTCCCGACGCGCTCGCCGCGCGTCTGGCCGACAAGGACGGTGCGCTGACGGCCGGCGATCCGGTCGGCGCGGCCGAACTCGCGGCGGCGCCGCGCCTGCGCGTCGTGGCGAACATGGCGGTCGGCTACAACAACTTCGACATGGCCGCGTTCAATGCGGCGAACGTGCTCGGCACCAACACGCCCGACGTGCTGAACGAGTCCACCGCCGATTTCGGCTGGGCGCTGATGATGGCCGCCGCCCGCCGGATCGCCGAATCCGAGCATTGGCTGCGCGCCGGCCACTGGCGGAAGTGGGCTTACGACGGGTTCCTCGGCAGCGACATTTACGGCTCGACGCTCGGCGTGATCGGAATGGGACGCATCGGCCAGGCGCTCGCGCGCCGCGCGCGCGGCTTCGGGATGCAGGTGATCTATCACAACCGGTCGCGGGTCGCGCCCGAGATCGAGGCCGAGCTGAATGCCGAATACGTATCGAAGGATGCGCTGCTCGCGCGCGCCGATCACGTCGTGCTCGTGCTGCCGTACACGAAGGAAAACCACCATACGATCGGCGCGGCCGAGCTCGCGAAGATGAAACCCACTGCGACGCTGACGAACATCGCGCGCGGCGGGATCGTCGACGACGCGGCGCTGGCCGTCGCGCTGCGCGACGGGACGATCGCCGCCGCCGGCCTCGACGTGTACGAAGGCGAGCCGACGGTCCATCCGGCGCTGCTGGAGGTGCCGAACGTCGTGCTGACGCCGCATATCGCGAGCGCGACCGAAAAAACGCGCCGCGCGATGGCGAACCTCGCCGCCGACAACCTGATCGCCGCGCTGGGCGAGGGGCCGCGCGCGGGGCGGCCGCCGAATCCGATCAACCCTGACGTGATCGGGAAGCCGCGCGCATGA
- a CDS encoding sodium:proton antiporter, protein MKRHAAWAGMASGIALGAVPALASAATLDGAALSALWGIPFAGILLSIALFPLVAPVFWHHHFGKIAAGWAVVFLIPFGFAFGAGTAFGTLVHALLEEYIPFIVLLTALYTVAGGICVNGNLHGSPKLNTAILALGTLLASVMGTTGAAMLLIRPLLRANDNRKHVVHVVIFFIFLVANAGGSLSPLGDPPLFLGFLNGVSFFWTTTHLALPMLFICAVLLSLFFVLDTYFYRKGGEERPAALDPTPDGAALSIDGKINFVLLAAVVALVLMSGIWKPGIAFDVWGTHVALQNLVRDVALVGVTLASLALTPRSAREGNAFNWAPIEEVAKLFAGIFVTIAPVIVILRAGADGAFAQIVHLVTGPDGKPIDAMYFWATGILSSFLDNAPTYLVFFNLAGGDAPSLMTTGASTLAAISAGAVFMGANSYIGNAPNFMVKAIAESRGVKMPSFFAYLGWALVVLIPVFLLTSWLFFTA, encoded by the coding sequence ATGAAACGACATGCCGCCTGGGCGGGCATGGCGTCGGGGATCGCGCTTGGCGCCGTCCCCGCGCTTGCATCGGCCGCAACGCTCGACGGTGCCGCGCTGTCTGCCCTCTGGGGTATCCCGTTCGCCGGGATCCTGCTGTCCATCGCGCTGTTCCCGCTCGTCGCCCCCGTCTTCTGGCATCACCACTTCGGCAAGATTGCCGCCGGATGGGCAGTCGTGTTCCTGATCCCGTTCGGGTTTGCGTTCGGCGCGGGCACCGCGTTCGGCACGCTCGTGCATGCGCTGCTCGAGGAATACATTCCGTTCATCGTGCTGCTCACCGCGCTCTATACGGTCGCGGGCGGCATCTGCGTGAACGGCAACCTGCATGGATCGCCGAAGCTCAATACCGCGATCCTCGCGCTCGGCACGCTGCTCGCCAGCGTGATGGGTACGACGGGTGCCGCGATGCTGCTGATCCGGCCGCTGCTGCGCGCCAACGACAACCGCAAGCATGTCGTGCACGTCGTGATCTTCTTCATCTTCCTCGTCGCGAACGCGGGCGGCTCGCTGTCGCCGCTCGGCGATCCGCCGCTGTTCCTCGGTTTCCTGAACGGCGTGAGCTTCTTCTGGACGACCACGCACCTCGCGCTGCCGATGCTGTTCATCTGCGCGGTGCTGCTGTCGCTGTTCTTCGTGCTCGATACGTACTTCTACCGGAAGGGCGGCGAGGAGCGGCCGGCCGCGCTCGACCCGACGCCCGACGGCGCGGCGCTGTCGATCGACGGGAAGATCAACTTCGTGCTGCTCGCGGCCGTGGTTGCGCTTGTGCTGATGAGCGGCATCTGGAAGCCGGGCATCGCATTCGACGTCTGGGGCACGCACGTCGCGCTGCAGAACCTCGTGCGCGACGTCGCGCTCGTGGGTGTGACGCTCGCGTCGCTCGCGCTCACGCCGCGTTCCGCGCGTGAGGGTAATGCATTCAACTGGGCGCCGATCGAGGAAGTCGCGAAGCTGTTCGCGGGAATCTTCGTGACGATCGCGCCGGTGATCGTGATCCTGCGCGCCGGCGCCGACGGCGCGTTCGCGCAGATCGTCCATCTCGTCACGGGGCCGGACGGCAAGCCGATCGACGCGATGTACTTCTGGGCGACGGGCATCCTGTCGTCGTTCCTCGACAACGCGCCGACCTATCTCGTGTTCTTCAACCTCGCGGGCGGCGATGCCCCGTCGCTGATGACGACCGGCGCGTCGACGCTCGCCGCGATTTCCGCGGGCGCGGTGTTCATGGGCGCGAACAGCTATATCGGCAACGCACCCAACTTCATGGTGAAGGCGATCGCCGAATCGCGCGGCGTGAAGATGCCGAGCTTCTTCGCGTATCTCGGCTGGGCGCTGGTCGTACTGATACCGGTGTTCCTGCTGACGTCGTGGCTTTTCTTCACGGCGTAA
- the rmuC gene encoding DNA recombination protein RmuC, which translates to MTTTLLLAAVVVLAVALVVAIVALMRGGGRHDDAAVLGDQIEDAAQAQARAVERLERELRGEIVENARGSRTELAGSFAQLQQTLAAQLTSVATVQNNQVEGFAQQLGKLVAGNAQQFDAMRESLQRQAQQAREEQTGALRLFGDTLNRQLTQLTEANDRRIGEVRATLEQRLKEIETNNAAKLEEMRRTVDEKLHATLEQRLGESFKLVSDRLEQVHRGLGEMQTLAAGVGDLKKVLTNVKTRGTWGEVQLEALLEQMLTPEQYAKNVATVPKSSERVEFAIRLPGRDAGTRDAPPVWLPIDAKFPREDYERLIDAQERADAVAVEEAARALEARVRLEARTIAEKYVAPPHTTDFALLFLPTEGLYAEILRRPGLTDLLQRDYRVTVAGPTTLTALLNSLQMGFRTLAIEQRSSEVWQVLGAVKTEFGKFGDVLARTKAQLETVTRSIESAEQRTRVMSRKLKQVEALPGDAAAGLLGADGVDPDDA; encoded by the coding sequence ATGACGACGACGTTGTTGCTGGCGGCGGTCGTCGTGCTGGCCGTCGCGCTCGTCGTGGCGATCGTCGCGCTCATGCGTGGCGGTGGCCGTCACGACGATGCGGCGGTACTGGGCGACCAGATCGAGGACGCCGCGCAGGCGCAGGCGCGCGCGGTTGAGCGGCTCGAACGCGAATTGCGCGGCGAGATCGTCGAGAACGCGCGCGGCTCGCGCACCGAGCTGGCCGGCAGTTTTGCGCAGCTTCAGCAGACGCTCGCCGCGCAGCTGACGAGCGTGGCGACCGTGCAGAACAACCAGGTCGAGGGCTTCGCCCAGCAGCTCGGCAAGCTCGTCGCCGGCAATGCGCAGCAGTTCGACGCGATGCGCGAGAGCCTGCAGCGTCAGGCGCAGCAGGCGCGTGAGGAGCAGACGGGCGCGCTCAGGCTGTTCGGCGACACGTTGAACCGGCAGCTCACGCAACTGACCGAGGCGAACGATCGCCGGATCGGCGAAGTGCGCGCGACGCTCGAACAGCGGCTGAAGGAAATCGAGACGAACAACGCGGCGAAGCTCGAGGAGATGCGCCGCACCGTCGACGAGAAACTGCACGCGACGCTCGAGCAGCGGCTCGGCGAATCGTTCAAGCTCGTGTCGGACCGGCTCGAGCAGGTGCATCGCGGGCTCGGCGAGATGCAGACGCTCGCGGCGGGCGTCGGCGATCTGAAGAAAGTGCTGACCAACGTGAAGACGCGCGGCACCTGGGGCGAAGTGCAGCTCGAGGCGCTGCTCGAGCAGATGCTGACGCCCGAGCAGTACGCGAAGAACGTCGCGACGGTGCCGAAGAGCAGCGAGCGCGTCGAGTTCGCGATCCGGCTGCCGGGGCGCGATGCCGGCACGCGCGACGCGCCGCCCGTGTGGCTGCCGATCGACGCGAAATTCCCGCGCGAGGATTACGAGCGGCTGATCGACGCGCAGGAGCGTGCCGATGCGGTGGCGGTCGAGGAGGCGGCCCGCGCGCTTGAAGCGCGCGTGCGGCTCGAGGCGCGCACGATCGCCGAGAAGTACGTCGCACCGCCGCACACGACCGATTTCGCGCTGTTGTTCCTGCCGACCGAAGGGCTCTATGCGGAGATCCTGCGCCGCCCGGGGCTGACCGACCTGCTGCAGCGCGACTATCGCGTGACGGTGGCCGGCCCGACGACGCTCACCGCACTGCTGAACAGCCTGCAGATGGGCTTCCGCACGCTCGCGATCGAGCAACGGTCGAGCGAGGTGTGGCAGGTGCTCGGCGCGGTGAAGACGGAATTCGGCAAGTTCGGCGACGTGCTCGCGCGCACGAAGGCGCAGCTCGAAACGGTCACACGCTCGATCGAGTCCGCCGAGCAGCGTACGCGCGTGATGAGTCGCAAGCTGAAGCAGGTCGAGGCGCTGCCGGGCGACGCGGCGGCCGGGCTGCTGGGCGCGGACGGTGTCGATCCCGACGACGCGTGA
- a CDS encoding GNAT family N-acetyltransferase, translating to MNGTPLIRAAQASDVGAILALMRELAEFEKLTDLFVATEADLADALFGAHPAAEARVAEHDGAIVAYALFFHNYSTFLGRRGLYLEDLYVQPSQRGTGLGTAMLRHLAALAVERRCARFEWSVLDWNQPAIDFYEKMGATVLPDWRIVRVTGDALDTLAGH from the coding sequence GTGAACGGCACGCCGCTGATCCGCGCGGCGCAGGCAAGCGACGTCGGCGCGATCCTCGCGCTGATGCGCGAGCTGGCCGAATTCGAAAAGCTCACGGATCTGTTCGTCGCGACCGAGGCCGATCTCGCGGACGCGCTGTTCGGCGCACACCCCGCCGCCGAGGCCCGGGTGGCCGAGCATGACGGCGCGATCGTCGCGTATGCGCTGTTCTTCCACAATTATTCGACGTTCCTCGGCCGTCGCGGCCTCTATCTCGAGGATCTGTACGTGCAGCCGTCGCAACGCGGCACGGGCCTCGGCACCGCGATGCTGCGCCACCTCGCGGCCCTGGCCGTCGAGCGCCGTTGCGCCCGCTTCGAATGGTCGGTTCTCGACTGGAACCAGCCCGCGATCGATTTCTACGAAAAGATGGGCGCCACCGTGCTGCCCGACTGGCGCATCGTTCGCGTGACGGGTGACGCGCTGGACACGCTCGCCGGGCACTGA
- the glp gene encoding gephyrin-like molybdotransferase Glp, with protein sequence MITQSSPASRSAADHDVPLSLADAQALACRFAVPVAACETVALREALDRVLAADVNAPFDIPAYDNSAMDGYAFDGGECAHASPDGDVTLAIAGAAFAGHPFDGTVPVRACIRIMTGAPMPAGCDTVVPQERVRADGDTIRFAARDIARGANCRKAGEDLARGACALAAGRILRPSDLGLLASFGISEVTVRRRVRVAVFSTGDELRAPGEPLGPGALYDSNRGMLIAMLARLNAEPLDLGIVRDDPAALEAALRDAVAAQADAVITSGGVSVGEADFTRDVMARLGDVAFASLALRPGRPLACGTLAPPSAGERGALFFGLPGNPVASAVTFYAIVRPALLTLAGAQTPPPALYTALSTQPLKKRPGRAEYLRGVATRVADGTWRVAPTGSQSSASLSGLSAANCFIVLGHDTAAVDAGTPVDILPFDGLI encoded by the coding sequence ATGATCACGCAATCCTCGCCCGCCTCCCGATCCGCAGCCGACCACGACGTGCCGCTGTCGCTCGCCGACGCGCAGGCACTCGCGTGCCGCTTCGCCGTGCCCGTCGCGGCGTGCGAGACGGTGGCGCTGCGCGAAGCGCTCGACCGCGTGCTCGCGGCCGACGTGAACGCACCGTTCGACATTCCCGCGTACGACAACTCGGCAATGGACGGCTATGCGTTCGACGGCGGCGAATGCGCGCACGCGTCGCCGGACGGCGACGTGACGCTCGCGATCGCGGGCGCGGCGTTCGCCGGCCATCCGTTCGACGGCACCGTGCCCGTGCGCGCCTGCATCCGCATCATGACGGGCGCGCCGATGCCGGCCGGATGCGACACGGTGGTTCCGCAGGAACGCGTGCGCGCCGACGGCGACACGATCCGCTTCGCCGCGCGTGACATCGCGCGCGGCGCGAACTGCCGCAAGGCCGGCGAAGATCTCGCGCGCGGCGCCTGTGCGCTCGCCGCCGGCCGCATCCTGCGCCCGTCCGATCTCGGCCTGCTCGCGTCGTTCGGCATCAGCGAGGTCACGGTGCGCCGGCGCGTGCGCGTCGCCGTATTCTCTACCGGTGACGAACTGCGCGCGCCCGGCGAGCCGCTCGGCCCCGGCGCCCTGTACGACAGCAATCGCGGAATGCTGATCGCGATGCTCGCCCGCTTGAACGCCGAACCGCTCGATCTCGGGATCGTCCGCGACGACCCGGCCGCGCTCGAAGCTGCATTACGCGACGCCGTCGCCGCGCAGGCCGACGCGGTGATCACGTCCGGCGGCGTATCGGTCGGCGAAGCCGACTTCACGCGCGACGTGATGGCACGGCTCGGCGACGTGGCGTTCGCCAGCCTCGCGCTGCGTCCCGGCCGGCCGCTCGCGTGCGGCACGCTCGCGCCGCCGTCCGCCGGCGAACGCGGCGCGCTGTTCTTCGGGCTGCCCGGCAATCCGGTCGCGTCCGCCGTGACGTTCTACGCGATCGTGCGCCCCGCGCTGCTGACGCTGGCCGGCGCGCAGACGCCGCCGCCCGCGCTGTACACCGCGCTCAGCACGCAGCCGCTGAAGAAGCGGCCGGGCCGCGCCGAATACCTGCGCGGCGTCGCCACGCGCGTCGCCGACGGCACGTGGCGAGTCGCGCCGACCGGCTCGCAGAGTTCCGCGTCGCTGAGCGGCCTCTCGGCCGCCAACTGTTTCATCGTCCTGGGCCACGATACCGCGGCAGTCGACGCGGGCACCCCGGTCGATATCCTGCCGTTCGACGGCCTGATCTGA